From the Papaver somniferum cultivar HN1 chromosome 2, ASM357369v1, whole genome shotgun sequence genome, the window TTTCAAAGTAGAGGCGCCTCACTTCAAAAGATGAGGAATGAGCATGATTTTGTACTTTTCACTTTTCACATATAGGACAGTTTTAGACTTTTTCCTATATAAGGCATCCGCATTATTCAGTTCTACAGATTTGTAATATAACCATTAATAGGCAATGATAATTCAATACAGTCTACTACTATGTGTTCTTAACATACTTGTATTTTCAGTTCTGCAGATCATGGGAACAACCAAAATTCCTGGAATTGTCGTGTTCGGAGATTCCACTGTTGATGCAGGCAATAACAATCACATCCCAACCTTGGCGAAAAGTAACTTTCTACCATACGGTCAAGATTTCGAAGGTGGAAAACCCACTGGACGGTTTTGCAACGGCCGGTTGCCCACTGATTTCCTGTCAGAGTTGTTAGGGATCAAACATTCTGTACCCGCATATCTGGATCCAGCTTTTGGCATTGAAGACTTTGCCACCGGAGTTACCTTTGCATCAGCTGCAACTGGTTATGATGTTGCTACTTCAAATGTGTTAGTAAGTTCATCAATTTAGTGCACTcttgcatatacatatatatgattATTTTTATCATCATCGAATTACCCGTCTCTTTTGCATGCAGTCTGTGATACCTCTATCTGAACAACTGGAATACTTCAAAGAGTACCAGAAGAGGTTAACATCCTTTCTTGGGAAGGATAGGGCAGTGAAGGCAGCAAGAGAATCATTGTACTTTATCAGCATTGGAACGAACGATTTCATCGAGAATTACTTCACACTGCCCGGACGATCATCCGATTTTACGGTGGATGAATACGAGAATTTTCTCCTTGGTATTGCGAGAAATTTCCTTACTGAGCTTTATAGTTTGGGTGCTAGAAAATTA encodes:
- the LOC113353587 gene encoding GDSL esterase/lipase At2g04570-like, translating into MIIQYSLLLCVLNILVFSVLQIMGTTKIPGIVVFGDSTVDAGNNNHIPTLAKSNFLPYGQDFEGGKPTGRFCNGRLPTDFLSELLGIKHSVPAYLDPAFGIEDFATGVTFASAATGYDVATSNVLSVIPLSEQLEYFKEYQKRLTSFLGKDRAVKAARESLYFISIGTNDFIENYFTLPGRSSDFTVDEYENFLLGIARNFLTELYSLGARKLALAGLPPSGYLPIAKTVNHVSGRPNLEELNKAGKEFNVKLQNLLASLSKELNGIKLVYADIYNPLLHIIQNPDRYGFENVEEGCCGTGKIELGILCESACTDPSKYAFWDAVHPSEKVYGIVANILMNKTVPQLFK